A single genomic interval of Bacillus smithii harbors:
- a CDS encoding YphA family membrane protein, with protein sequence MEYVIFLSVCWGIWITATFLMDKSHPLRLKISIMSLLLCIGAGKFITIDHAEVSFSYLLLTAIGCFAIRQYPFIQLFSFCISALMTAMVFAGIKLFEMYERAWFLVDVKWYIVILVLLIQFAIYPNPRLWKNRMISAYMGFLAGEWLLFKVLSQEASLPYKIGDSWFLDFFSFSMLIMVGIHELRILKSLFHVKSLPVKEKQTYE encoded by the coding sequence ATGGAGTACGTAATTTTTTTATCCGTATGCTGGGGTATATGGATAACGGCTACCTTTCTTATGGATAAATCTCATCCTTTACGGTTGAAAATAAGCATTATGAGCTTGCTGCTTTGTATTGGAGCGGGAAAATTTATCACAATCGATCATGCTGAAGTATCGTTTTCTTATCTTTTACTGACAGCGATTGGATGTTTCGCCATTCGACAATATCCATTCATACAACTGTTTTCATTCTGTATATCCGCGTTGATGACCGCTATGGTATTCGCGGGGATAAAGCTTTTTGAAATGTATGAAAGGGCCTGGTTTTTAGTCGACGTCAAATGGTATATTGTGATCCTTGTTCTGCTCATTCAATTTGCGATCTATCCTAACCCTCGACTTTGGAAAAATAGAATGATCTCTGCTTATATGGGGTTTTTAGCGGGAGAATGGTTATTGTTTAAGGTCCTTAGCCAAGAAGCATCCTTGCCTTATAAAATAGGGGATAGCTGGTTTTTAGACTTTTTTTCTTTTTCCATGCTAATCATGGTTGGCATCCATGAATTACGGATTCTCAAATCTTTATTCCACGTAAAATCTTTGCCAGTAAAGGAGAAGCAAACTTATGAATGA
- the rpsA gene encoding 30S ribosomal protein S1, with the protein MTEDLNSLEISPLNVGDKVKGTVIKVEDKQVQVEIENSKKDGIIPISELSSLHIEKASDAVNVGDTLELVITKEEDDLYVLSKRKVDAEKAWDLMRKRFENGEIFEAEVKEVVKGGLVVDLGVRGFVPASLVEDYYVEDFEDYKGKTLTFKIVELDEEKNRLILSHRAVVEEEKQKAKKKLLDEIQPGDVLEGKVQRLTDFGAFVDIGGVDGLVHISQLSHEHVEKPSDVVKEGEIVKVKVLSVDRDNERISLSIKETIPGPWENIAEKAPVGSVLKGTVKRLVSYGAFVEVFPGVEGLVHISQISHKHIGTPHEVLSEGQEVEVKVLDVNEKEKRLSLSIKELENEPVDTNDSFELPEESKGFQLGEVIGDQLKGLK; encoded by the coding sequence ATGACAGAGGATTTGAATAGTCTCGAAATTTCCCCGTTGAATGTGGGAGACAAAGTAAAAGGAACGGTTATAAAAGTTGAAGACAAACAAGTGCAAGTAGAAATTGAAAACAGTAAAAAAGACGGTATTATTCCTATTAGCGAGCTGTCAAGTTTACACATAGAAAAAGCATCGGATGCAGTAAATGTAGGAGATACGCTTGAATTAGTAATTACGAAAGAAGAAGATGATCTGTATGTTCTTTCGAAACGGAAAGTGGATGCAGAAAAGGCTTGGGATTTGATGCGTAAGCGCTTTGAAAACGGCGAAATATTTGAAGCCGAAGTAAAAGAAGTTGTAAAAGGCGGCCTCGTGGTTGACTTAGGCGTACGCGGGTTTGTTCCGGCGTCGTTGGTAGAAGATTATTATGTAGAAGATTTTGAAGACTACAAAGGAAAAACACTGACTTTCAAAATTGTAGAGTTGGACGAAGAAAAAAATAGGCTGATTCTTTCCCATAGGGCAGTGGTGGAAGAAGAAAAACAAAAAGCGAAGAAAAAACTTTTGGATGAAATTCAGCCTGGTGACGTACTGGAAGGAAAAGTACAAAGGCTGACGGACTTTGGAGCGTTTGTCGATATAGGTGGAGTGGACGGTCTTGTTCATATTTCGCAATTATCGCATGAACATGTAGAAAAACCTTCTGATGTGGTAAAAGAAGGCGAGATTGTCAAAGTAAAAGTACTCTCTGTCGATAGAGACAATGAACGCATTTCATTGTCCATTAAAGAAACCATTCCGGGACCTTGGGAAAATATTGCAGAAAAAGCACCTGTCGGCTCCGTTTTAAAAGGAACCGTTAAACGTCTTGTTTCTTATGGCGCTTTTGTCGAAGTTTTCCCTGGGGTGGAAGGTCTCGTTCATATTTCGCAAATTTCCCATAAACATATCGGCACGCCGCATGAAGTTTTAAGCGAAGGCCAAGAAGTGGAAGTAAAAGTGTTGGATGTAAATGAAAAAGAAAAACGTCTTTCTTTAAGCATAAAAGAATTAGAAAATGAACCTGTCGATACAAATGATTCTTTTGAATTGCCGGAAGAATCGAAAGGTTTTCAGTTGGGTGAAGTAATCGGCGACCAACTAAAAGGTCTTAAATAA
- a CDS encoding lysophospholipid acyltransferase family protein → MTFYAFAKRIVSPILKKMYRVEVKGLEHFPEQGGVLLCSNHIDNMDPPILGVTCPRPISFMAKAELFNVPILSGIIKKLNAFPVKRGGNDREALRTGLKVLKEGKVLGLFPEGTRSKTGKLGKGLAGAGYFALRTNAQVIPCAIIGSYRIFQKVKVIYGKPIDMSELREKKASPEEATNLIMTHIQQLLNENR, encoded by the coding sequence GTGACGTTTTATGCGTTTGCAAAGCGGATCGTATCTCCTATCTTAAAAAAAATGTATAGAGTGGAAGTTAAAGGATTGGAACACTTTCCTGAACAAGGAGGTGTTCTCCTTTGTTCCAATCATATAGATAATATGGACCCTCCTATTTTAGGAGTAACTTGTCCACGCCCCATTTCCTTTATGGCAAAAGCTGAACTTTTCAATGTACCGATTCTAAGCGGCATCATTAAAAAGCTCAATGCTTTCCCTGTAAAAAGAGGAGGAAACGACAGAGAAGCGTTGCGAACGGGTTTGAAAGTACTTAAGGAAGGAAAAGTTCTAGGTCTGTTTCCGGAGGGAACCCGCTCTAAGACAGGCAAATTAGGAAAAGGTCTGGCCGGAGCCGGTTATTTTGCCTTGAGGACAAATGCTCAAGTCATTCCTTGTGCCATCATTGGCAGCTATAGAATATTTCAAAAAGTAAAAGTGATTTACGGGAAACCGATTGATATGTCGGAATTGCGAGAAAAAAAAGCATCTCCTGAAGAGGCGACAAATCTGATCATGACGCATATTCAGCAGCTTTTAAATGAAAATCGCTAA
- the cmk gene encoding (d)CMP kinase, which translates to MVKEIQIAIDGPAAAGKSTVAKLVAKKLSYLYIDTGAMYRALTYKALKLGADLEDEQALAEILNNTNIELIQGNAAQHVLLDGTDVTDEIRSHEVTKHVSTVSKHPLVRKEMVERQRELAQKGGIVMDGRDIGTHVLPNAEVKIFLVATVEERAKRRHQENLAKGFESDLAQLMKEIALRDKMDSEREASPLKKADDAIELDTTSLSIEEVVDHIMELVKERVRLK; encoded by the coding sequence ATGGTGAAAGAGATTCAAATTGCAATTGACGGGCCGGCAGCTGCCGGAAAAAGCACCGTCGCGAAATTGGTTGCTAAAAAGTTATCATACCTATACATAGATACAGGAGCGATGTATAGAGCTCTTACATATAAGGCGCTAAAGTTAGGAGCGGATCTGGAAGATGAACAAGCTTTAGCGGAGATTTTAAACAATACTAATATCGAACTTATCCAAGGGAATGCAGCACAACACGTTTTATTAGACGGAACGGATGTTACGGACGAAATACGATCTCACGAAGTGACAAAACATGTCTCCACTGTTTCCAAGCATCCATTAGTCAGAAAAGAAATGGTGGAAAGGCAGAGGGAATTAGCCCAAAAAGGCGGAATCGTCATGGATGGAAGAGACATTGGCACTCATGTGCTTCCAAACGCCGAAGTCAAGATTTTTTTAGTGGCCACTGTTGAGGAACGGGCTAAAAGACGACATCAAGAAAATTTAGCAAAAGGATTTGAATCGGATCTAGCCCAATTAATGAAAGAAATTGCTTTGCGCGATAAGATGGATTCAGAAAGAGAGGCCTCTCCTTTAAAAAAAGCGGATGACGCAATCGAATTAGATACGACTTCCTTGTCCATTGAGGAAGTGGTAGACCATATCATGGAGCTTGTAAAAGAAAGGGTTCGATTGAAGTGA
- a CDS encoding flagellar brake protein — MEIGSILTLKTVDENEELYKCRVVDKGPGILYVDYPVHLETNKSRFFMDGTMFKVTFIAEKNSVYTFQTTVIGKEIKQIPTMVIQDPGEEKYIRIQRRRFVRVETSVDVSISKEGSDEVFATITKDISAGGAAVIIPKHLDLKQKEQLNILMVLPMQSGEFHYLKLKGEIVRVSDEGHNSIAYIQFSDTTAFERQLLLRFSFERQLLLRKKGLLE, encoded by the coding sequence TTGGAAATCGGGTCAATATTAACGCTGAAGACGGTCGATGAAAATGAAGAACTTTATAAATGCCGGGTAGTCGATAAAGGCCCCGGTATACTTTACGTTGATTATCCAGTCCATTTGGAGACAAATAAATCTCGCTTTTTTATGGACGGAACAATGTTCAAAGTTACGTTTATTGCGGAAAAAAATTCAGTCTATACTTTTCAGACAACGGTGATCGGAAAAGAAATAAAACAAATCCCGACCATGGTCATACAAGATCCGGGCGAAGAAAAATATATACGGATTCAACGGCGTCGGTTCGTTCGGGTGGAAACTTCTGTAGATGTCTCGATTTCGAAAGAGGGGAGCGATGAAGTTTTTGCCACCATTACAAAGGACATAAGCGCAGGAGGGGCCGCTGTAATCATTCCTAAACATCTGGATTTGAAGCAGAAAGAACAATTGAATATATTGATGGTGTTGCCAATGCAGTCCGGTGAATTTCATTATTTAAAATTAAAAGGTGAAATCGTCAGAGTTTCGGATGAAGGCCATAATTCCATTGCTTATATTCAATTTTCCGATACGACTGCTTTTGAGCGCCAGCTTTTGCTCCGTTTTAGTTTTGAAAGACAGTTATTATTAAGAAAAAAAGGTCTGCTCGAATAG
- the ypeB gene encoding germination protein YpeB yields MIRYILVVILTLGLAGTVLWGYQEHKEKNAVLINAENNYQRAFHDLTYQVDMLHDKIGATLAMNSQKQLSPALADVWRLTSEAHTDVGQLPLSLLPFNKTEEFLSNIGNFSYRTAIRDLNKQPLSEQEYSQLKKLYKQSADIQNELRQVQHMVLKNNLRWMDVEMALANGKEASDNTIIDGFKTVEKTVGGYGEEDVNGVTSISTKAKKPQFDQLPGKEISRKEAVQIAKSFSPSSNISNVKVTKNGDGSEFGFYSVSFKSDGAEGTMDVTKKGGYPIWYMVNRDVANQKLSLNEAYLTAQRFLKKHHFQNLEGVDSAQYDHIGVFTFVSNQNGVRIYPEAVKIKVALDNGEVMGLVASDYLNHHHKRQLPKPKLSVSDAKKMIHSNVKIEESRLAVINNDLDEEVLCYEFLGTLDQDTYRIYINAETGDEEKVEKLENAEPIYNDVL; encoded by the coding sequence ATGATCAGATACATTTTAGTTGTCATCTTGACATTGGGACTTGCCGGTACGGTTCTTTGGGGATACCAAGAGCATAAAGAAAAAAACGCTGTGTTGATCAACGCCGAAAATAATTATCAACGAGCTTTTCATGATTTGACGTACCAAGTAGACATGCTCCATGACAAAATTGGAGCCACGTTGGCCATGAATTCACAGAAACAGTTATCGCCTGCTTTGGCGGATGTGTGGAGGTTGACTTCTGAAGCTCATACCGACGTTGGACAACTGCCGCTTTCTTTGCTTCCGTTTAATAAAACCGAAGAATTTCTATCCAACATAGGAAACTTCAGCTATCGAACAGCGATCCGCGATTTGAATAAGCAACCTCTTTCAGAACAAGAGTACAGTCAATTGAAAAAGTTATATAAACAGTCGGCCGACATTCAAAATGAACTGCGCCAAGTCCAGCACATGGTATTGAAAAACAATCTTCGCTGGATGGACGTCGAAATGGCGCTTGCGAATGGCAAAGAAGCCTCCGACAATACGATTATTGACGGTTTTAAGACCGTTGAGAAAACAGTAGGGGGATATGGAGAAGAAGATGTCAACGGCGTGACTTCTATTTCGACAAAAGCGAAAAAGCCGCAATTCGATCAGCTTCCGGGAAAAGAAATTTCCAGAAAAGAGGCTGTCCAGATTGCCAAATCGTTTTCTCCTTCTTCAAACATATCGAATGTGAAAGTAACCAAAAACGGGGATGGTTCGGAATTTGGATTTTATAGCGTTTCTTTTAAAAGCGACGGAGCTGAAGGCACTATGGATGTAACGAAAAAAGGCGGTTATCCGATTTGGTATATGGTGAACAGAGACGTGGCGAATCAAAAACTGAGTTTAAATGAAGCTTATTTAACAGCCCAAAGATTTTTAAAAAAACATCACTTTCAAAATCTGGAGGGAGTGGACAGCGCTCAGTATGATCATATCGGGGTGTTCACTTTCGTTTCCAACCAAAATGGAGTAAGGATCTACCCGGAAGCAGTGAAAATCAAAGTGGCCCTTGATAATGGCGAGGTGATGGGACTAGTCGCTTCCGACTATTTAAATCATCATCATAAGCGACAACTTCCAAAGCCGAAACTATCAGTCAGCGATGCGAAAAAAATGATTCACAGCAATGTGAAAATTGAAGAGAGCCGCCTTGCCGTGATCAACAATGATTTGGATGAAGAAGTGCTGTGCTATGAATTTTTGGGAACGCTTGATCAAGATACGTACCGCATTTATATTAATGCTGAAACAGGAGACGAAGAGAAAGTGGAAAAATTAGAAAACGCAGAACCTATTTACAATGATGTTTTATAA
- the sleB gene encoding spore cortex-lytic enzyme, protein MMVILSFIIFFPCQNLTANAFSNQVIQRGAFGDDVIELQARLQYIGYYRGKIDGVFGWGTYWAVRNFQNAFGLPVDGLVGDTTKQKLVKASKYDENYVKEQIYKGKNFTYYGGTEQTKNSGSGQIKPTAANTPPGFSQNDIQLMANAVYGEARGEPYEGQVAVAAVILNRLEHPSFPKTISGIIFEPGAFTAVSDGQIWLTPNETAKRAVLDAINGWDPSDGAIYYFNPATATSKWIWSRPQIKQIGKHIFCR, encoded by the coding sequence ATGATGGTTATTTTAAGTTTCATTATTTTTTTTCCTTGTCAAAATCTTACAGCAAATGCTTTTTCCAACCAGGTCATTCAAAGAGGAGCATTTGGTGATGATGTGATCGAACTTCAAGCACGGCTTCAATATATTGGATATTACCGTGGAAAAATTGATGGAGTTTTCGGGTGGGGAACTTATTGGGCGGTAAGAAATTTTCAAAATGCATTTGGTCTGCCGGTCGACGGATTGGTGGGTGACACAACGAAACAAAAACTTGTAAAAGCTTCCAAATACGATGAAAACTATGTGAAAGAACAAATTTACAAAGGAAAAAATTTTACCTATTACGGGGGAACCGAGCAAACGAAAAATAGTGGCAGCGGCCAAATAAAACCTACTGCAGCAAACACTCCGCCTGGTTTTTCTCAAAATGATATTCAACTGATGGCAAACGCGGTGTATGGCGAGGCAAGAGGAGAGCCTTATGAAGGACAAGTAGCAGTCGCTGCTGTCATTTTAAACCGTCTGGAACATCCGTCTTTTCCAAAAACGATTTCCGGTATCATTTTCGAACCTGGAGCTTTCACCGCCGTTTCAGACGGACAAATATGGCTGACTCCAAATGAGACAGCCAAAAGAGCTGTACTGGATGCGATTAATGGATGGGATCCAAGCGATGGAGCGATTTATTATTTCAATCCGGCCACGGCTACGAGCAAATGGATTTGGTCGCGTCCGCAAATCAAGCAAATTGGTAAACATATTTTCTGTCGGTAA